A region from the Falco rusticolus isolate bFalRus1 chromosome 4, bFalRus1.pri, whole genome shotgun sequence genome encodes:
- the LOC119147268 gene encoding LOW QUALITY PROTEIN: myeloid-associated differentiation marker homolog (The sequence of the model RefSeq protein was modified relative to this genomic sequence to represent the inferred CDS: inserted 2 bases in 1 codon; substituted 2 bases at 2 genomic stop codons), giving the protein MKGPFVPPAMGRAXVPCQAGSTXGGSTPQGSASPXVPAPFAQPRVNDPPARAGAAASPQQPPPGALRGGGGSGAGGPGHGWLGGAGSSLPRAPPLCPGTQIRAAVGSTHFLAAVWVGELAGTMAMVTVNLRAVTSWVGIARIFAIVLSCLAFSLVASTGDFGGPYGTWCMFTWCFCFAVTLLVLVLELLELYSKLPLSWDDFTSAFSMLAALMVFTTSVVFPSTFISSPCSSSKCARQAVATTASCLCFLAYALEVGLTRAKPGDISSFLSTVPGLLKVFEAYVACLIFCLLDAYSSEAGLQWCVAVYSICFIVTLLIIIFTIGRCLTYMPCPLEKMLVGYNTLALMMYITATVIWPLYSFRGKSRPDPCDRNCWWNKCLGVTFLTIFNLIAYLVDLVYSTKMVFIRASP; this is encoded by the exons ATGAAAGGGCCCTTTGTGCCTCCCGCCATGGGGAGGGCCTAGGTGCCatgccaggctggcagcac cGGTGGCTCCACGCCTCAGGGCTCGGCGTCACCGTGAGTGCCGGCACCCTTCGCCCAGCCCCGCGTTAATGATCCACCCGCCCGCGCTGGTGCTGccgccagcccccagcagccacccccGGGAGCCCTGCGTGGTGGCGGTGGCAGCGGAGCTGGGGGTCCTGGGCACGGGTGGCTCGGGGGGGccggcagctccctgccccgcGCCCCACCCCTCTGTCCCGGCACCCAGATaagagcagctgtgggcagcaccCATTTCCTGGCCGCGGTGTGGGTGGGAGAGCTGGCCGGGACCATGGCCATGGTGACAGTGAACCTCCGTGCTGTGACCTCCTGGGTGGGCATCGCCCGGATCTTTGCCATCGTGTTGTCCTGCCTCGCCTTCAGCTTGGTGGCCTCCACCGGGGACTTTGGGGGTCCCTATGGGACATGGTGCATGTTCACCTGGTGCTTCTGCTTTGCCGTGACgttgctggtgctggtgctggagctgctggagctctACTCCAAGCTGCCGCTCTCCTGGGATGACTTCACCTCGGCTTTCTCCATGCTGGCAGCATTGATGGTCTTCACCACCTCAGTGGTCTTCCCCTCCACCTTCATCAGCAgcccttgcagcagcagcaagtgtgCCCGGCAGGCTGTGGCCACCACCgcctcctgcctctgcttcctCGCCTACGCCCTCGAGGTGGGGCTTACCCGTGCCAAGCCAGGGGACATCAGCAGCTTCCTCTCCACTGTCCCTGGGCTCCTCAAGGTCTTTGAAGCCTACGTGGCTTGTCTCATCTTCTGCTTGCTGGATGCCTACAGTTCAGAAGCTGGCCTGCAGTGGTGTGTGGCCGTCTACTCCATCTGCTTCATTGTCACTCtcctcatcatcatcttcaCCATCGGCCGGTGCCTCACCTACATGCCCTGCCCACTGGAGAAGATGCTGGTGGGCTACAATACCCTGGCCCTGATGATGTACATCACTGCCACTGTTATCTGGCCTCTCTACAGCTTCAGGGGGAAGAGCCGCCCCGACCCCTGCGACAGGAACTGCTGGTGGAACAAGTGCCTGGGGGTCACCTTCCTCACCATCTTCAACCTCATCGCCTACTTGGTGGACCTGGTCTACTCCACCAAGATGGTCTTCATCAGGGCATCTCCCTAA
- the LOC119147272 gene encoding cytoplasmic phosphatidylinositol transfer protein 1-like, translating into MLIKEYRICMPLTTEEYRVGQLYTISKHSHQESEKGEGVEVVKNEPHEDPIHGPGQFTEKRVHLSSKLPSWARAVTPRIFYITEKAWNYYPYTITEYTCSFLPKFSIYIETKYEDNCGDSENIFHSDKILGDHEVSFLDIAFDEIPERYYRSLEDPRFFSSTKTGRGPLREGWRQHTKPIMCSYKLVSVKFEVWGLQTRVEQFVHKVIRDILLIGHRQAFAWVDEWCGMTMEEVRRYERETQEATNELIGLVAPTISVSEVGQPTATHSAPASAPSTPLGDEAPDFLTPPKTRPRKKSAPETLTLPALRERASAE; encoded by the exons ATGCTCATCAAGGAGTACCGCATCTGTATGCCGCTCACCACCGAGGAG TACCGCGTGGGGCAGCTCTACACCATCAGCAAGCACAGTCACCAGGAGAGCGAGAAGGGCGAGGGCGTGGAGGTGGTGAAGAACGAGCCTCACGAGGACCCCATCCACGGCCCTGGCCAGTTCACCGAGAAGCGCGTCCACCTCTCCAG CAAACTGCCAAGCTGGGCACGGGCAGTGACCCCCCGCATCTTCTACATCACGGAAAAGGCCTGGAACTACTACCCCTACACCATCACCG AGTACACG TGCTCCTTCCTGCCCAAGTTCTCCATTTACATCGAGACCAAGTACGAGGACAACTGCGGGGACAGTGAGAAC atCTTCCACAGCGATAAAATCCTGGGCGACCACGAGGTCTCCTTCCTGGACATCGCCTTCGACGAGATCCCCGAGCGGTACTACCGCAGCCTGGAG GACCCCCGTTTCTTCAGCTCCACCAAGACGGGCCGGGGGCCGCTGCGGGAGGGCTGGCGCCAGCACACCAAGCCCATCATGTGCTCCTACAAGCTGGTGAGCGTCAAGTTCGAGGTGTGGGGGCTGCAGACGCGGGTGGAGCAGTTCGTGCACAAG GTGATCCGGGACATCCTGCTGATCGGGCACCGGCAGGCTTTCGCCTGGGTGGACGAGTGGTGCG GGATGACGATGGAGGAGGTGCGGCGCTACGAGCGGGAGACGCAGGAGGCCACCAACGAGCTCATCGGCCTGGTGGCACCCACCATCTCGGTCAGCGAGGTGGGGCAGCCCACAGCCACGCACTCGGCCCCTGCCAGCgccccctccaccccccttGGCGACGAGGCCCCCGATTTCCTCACTCCCCCCAAGACTCGCCCGCGCAAGAAGTCGGCGCCGGAGACCCTGACGCTGCCCGCACTGCGGGAACGTGCCAGCGCAGAGTGA
- the MSS51 gene encoding putative protein MSS51 homolog, mitochondrial has product MAGGRRRGGSGRCGRPRQQPGTCEPAPSPVPRSPAAAMAQQCAGTATRTSRPKKPMKEPAVTAPDVDSLGFQAMDHNVPGLSHVILQKLNMKSYEDYKSAMDGRKSGSDFGIRTYFDMFQKMEDTFKFCAECKKLPDALPDPKSLRRCKRCQNVYYCGVVCQRANWPLHKKFCKKLKLVALDRLVEWLIFTGDIPFPTETWTKPARDVEGWEDWFSMQGQLEEKLGAILSGRYMTILWANAGKPRPEDRELCESVRRLVTDFHSRPLTIGLGLRLFGINPLTKALTVHVVGASHVETLNTRLTDYDELTRMFPGHWGMEVVMIGVDVVNGPIMRPPLAKPAPRGRVYLSSYKGLYHDFWESHVETKLAARPDLVVGFHPGFHACPDLLAGWLPTLLLLRDYRLPALFTVYSEQELKSSLQILVELEMHIMGYATNPFASLRPEQVYSSPNKAPVYCSSYYITLLGPAASAVPGAEELEDGDDWQGEEPSAAGGIAPVLG; this is encoded by the exons AtggcgggcgggaggcggcgtGGGGGCAGTGGGCGGTGTGGGAGACCCCGACAGCAGCCTGGGACCTGCGAACCTGCCCCCTCGCCTGTGCCCCGCTCTCCTGCAGCCGCcatggcccagcaatgtgcaGGCACTGCCACCAGAACCAGCCGCCCCAAGAAGCCCATGAAGGAGCCAGCGGTGACTGCTCCCGACGTGGACTCGCTGGGCTTCCAGGCCATGGACCACAACGTACCGGGGCTGTCCCACGTCATCCTCCAGAAGCTCAACATGAAGAGCTACGAGGACTACAA GTCTGCCATGGATGGGAGGAAGAGCGGCAGTGATTTTGGCATCCGGACTTACTTCGACATGTTCCAGAAGATGGAGGACACCTTCAAGTTTTGCGCCGAGTGCAAGAAGCTCCCCGATGCCCTCCCTGACCCCAAAAGCCTCCGGCGATGCAAGAG GTGCCAAAACGTGTACTACTGCGGCGTGGTGTGCCAGCGTGCCAACTGGCCGCTGCACAAGAAGTTCTGCAAGAAGCTGAAGCTGGTGGCCCTGGATCGGTTGGTGGAGTGGCTCATCTTTACAG GAGATATCCCCTTCCCCACGGAGACCTGGACAAAACCCGCCCGGGATGTGGAGGGCTGGGAGGACTGGTTCTCCAtgcaggggcagctggaggagaagctgggTGCCATCCTGTCTGGGCGGTACATGACTATCCTCTGGGCCAATGCCGGGAAGCCCCGGCCGGAGGATAGAGAGCTGTGCGAATCCGTCCGGCGGCTGGTCACTGACTTCCACTCGCGGCCGCTCACCATCGGCTTGGGGCTGCGGCTTTTTGGCATCAACCCCCTCACCAAGGCCCTCACTGTGCATGTGGTGGGGGCATCCCATGTTGAGACCCTCAACACCCGGCTGACGGACTACGATGAGCTGACGCGGATGTTTCCAGGGCACTGGGGCATGGAGGTGGTGATGATTGGAGTGGATGTGGTCAATGGACCCATCATGAGGCCACCCCTGGCCAAGCCAGCACCCCGGGGAAGGGTCTATCTCAGCAGCTACAAGGGGCTTTACCACGACTTCTGGGAAAGTCACGTGGAGACCAAGCTGGCTGCCCGCCCTGACCTGGTGGTGGGCTTTCACCCGG gTTTCCACGCCTGCCCAGACCtgctggcaggctggctgcccaccctcctgctgctgcgGGACTACCGCCTGCCCGCCCTCTTCACTGTCTACAG TGAGCAGGAGCTGAAGTCCTCCCTGCAGATCCTGGTGGAGCTCGAGATGCACATCATGGGCTACGCCACCAACCCCTTTGCCTCACTCCGGCCCGAGCAGGTCTACTCTAGCCCCAACAAGGCACCAGTCTACTGCAGCTCCTACTATATCACCCTGCTGGGGCCAGCGGCATCGGCTGTGCCAGGCGCCGAGGAGCTGGAGGATGGTGATGactggcagggagaggagcccagtgctgctgggggcaTCGCCCCGGTGCTGGGCTGA